GGTGGCAAATACAACATCAGCTTCCACATAATATTAATTTGCCTatacatcaacaacaaaaagagagaaagtgataAATACATCATGGACACAAAAATTCCATTCCCAATAGGCTCAAAGAAAATAACATCTAGGAATAAAATTTACCCAGGAAGAGAAGAACTTCTATAATAAAAACTATaagtctctaaagaaatagaTAGGGAACTGCAAACTGGTGACTCTGGAATTTGGTGTGGGCaattctcaaaagtaaataaataaataataaataaactatcATATAATCCAGCTATACATTTCCTTGGCATGAGCCCAAAGGACTCAGCATTCTGCTCCACCCATGCTTTCTCAGCTGATGTGGGCTGGCTCAGTCAGAATCCCTCAAACCtcaggagaaatcagggtcctAGTGCTCAGGTAGGCACAGAGTCCTTGAGTGATAAACAGACAGGAACACAAAactgctggatctgaatgtaatttctcaaaccAAGCATCAAACTTATATAACAtaaaaaacaaggaagttaggtgatacacTGAGATACATTTAGGTCATCCGAAcataatgactctttacacaaaagagagaaaggcatAAATAAATcctggctcttccggtcagaaaagcacctgggaagctagggtgcagggtcggctgacactcgccagctacccacaacacccgccacaggatcttNNNNNNNNNNNCAACTCTCTTATTCTCAGccctttgaccagttatgagatGATGCTTTAAAACCCTACCCActgcaaaaacaaagcaaatgggacacaaaaaacagcaacaaaacccttgTCTCTGGCACAATCAGAAATATGCAGAAGGTGACTTGACAACAAGTCCATTTACCAAAACAGCAGTGGTAGATGCTGTGGACATTGTAACTGAGCAATCCTCTTTAACATCCTGGGCTTTAGTATAGAACTGGGGTGCTATGAAGGCATGCATCCTTCTGCATTAATTGATTTTCATATCACTGTAATTTGTTGTGTTCATACACAGGTCAAAGACATTGAAGATCATTTTTTGCTGATATTTTCCTCTTATTGTAGtagtaattctttcagaaatttGTACaatgcatttaatttattttattacattgatttattcattttatgtatattcatgtacTGGGGCTGGAAGCTCACATGCCATAGCATGCAtataaaggtcagaagacaaatttTGGAAGTCACTTCTCTCTCACTACTATACGAATTCTTGGGACTAGAACTCAGATCACCTAGCTTAGTGAcaagtactcttacctgctgagccatcttgcttacCTAAGACAAACTTCAGTGTGTAATTAGAACTGGGGATGAGCACTAAAAGAATGGGAAGCTTTTGTGAAAAGATCTCCAGCATCTTTTGACTTCAtgacttcctccttcttctcaggCTGAATAGAGTGTGTTCAGGCTCTTGGTTGCCCTAGTAGAtatcattgttttcatttttgtcagAGTCCAGTCAGCTTTTGTGACTAGCCAAATATATTACCGAATAATTAATTTCAGTAACTATTAGGAAAGCTTAAATCTGCCTCTCTCTAAACCCTCCATTAGTTTTATCTAAAGTTGATTGAGTATAACCTGGATACCTGTCCAGAGTGGGGTACAAAAGTCAGAGGGGACTAGATCATGGAGTCTCATGGAGTCATCTTGATAGTTCAGTAGGAATTACCTAGCCAGGAAGCCTGGTGCTGAGCAGCGCCCCCACCTATGCATGATGTGTTATGTATCTGTGAAGCTGCCATTTTTCTGACAATGGGGAGCAGAGCTTTGACTTTGTCACCACTGTTGCTTGGCAATGTATTGTGTTACTAACAACAGTGCTAAGGCTGAGGGCCTGTCCTTGTTAGTAGTCACATGTCAGGAGAAAACACAAATAGGTATAATAAGGAAACATAAAGTTCAGATCATTTTTACATGAAAGNTATATATGAATTTAGGTATTAAGATATTAAAtcctaaaatattaaataaaaatgtatgctcTATTAGCCCCATGAAGTGCTGTTGAATCCAATGTTTTTGTAACTCATCACAGCCTTTACATTATGGCTCTGATGAATGCTATCTTAATTAAATTCTACTTTTGTCccggacactattgcatatgccagaaagattttgctgaagggaccctgatatagttgtctcatatgaggctctgccagtgcctagcaaacacagaaatggatgctcacagtcagctattggatggaacacagggctcccaaaggggaagctagagaaaacacccaaggagctgaaggggtctgcaaccatataggtggaacaacaatatgaactaatatgaactaaccagtacccccagtgctcatatctctagctgcatatgtagcagaagatggcctagtcatccatcactgggaagagaggccccttgatatttcaaactttatatgccccagtacaggggaatgccagagccaagaaaccAGAGTGGGTGGATagtggagcagagcagagggaatgtatagggaactttcaggatagcatttgaaatgtttataaagaaaatatctaataaaaaagaagttaataaataaataaataaaattctaattttgtAAGTGAAAACAAAAGCATATCAAGATCTTAAGGGAACCTTGTTGATATAAATGAGacttaatttttagatttttagatttGTTCCAGTGTAGTAAACTGTGACCTTGGGAATTTTTAAAACCGTTTAACGACCCATGGGCAGATTATACTTTGGGATTTTAGTTTGTTTCACCCCTCACCCTGGATCCATCCTCATAGAACAGAACCAATTTACAAGCTAAAATTCCTTTtcttcaacattttctttaaaatgtatccaCTTACTTATGACCTTGTAAGCACTTTTTCTCTTACTTATtgaatccttttttatttttttaatattgtgaAGCTTAATGATATAAATAAACAACTAAGGTATTTGTTGCCTCAAAGACCTGGTAAGGTTGAAATGATTACTTTATCATAGGGTCATAAGTATATTAAGACCAATTTCTCAGAACAGGCCCTATAGAGCTGTTATAAAAAATGAAGTTAAGTCCCCTATTGCAACAGTCAGGGCTCtggaaagaagcagaaaacagaacacacagaTACCTTAAATCAGAAGCCATGCCACTCATATCCTCAGAAGACAATGAGAATAGATGTGTGCAGTTAAATAAGAAGTCAGATAAGTTTTAACTCGAAACNTttataaatcttaagaaagaaaaacaaatctgtgGATGCTGTTCTGGGCAGTGTCTGTGCCCAGTTTTATTGGTTATGTTATTGTCCTGTGGCAGGGCAGGCCCAGAGATGAGCCTCCATTGTCTCTGGGTAGGAATATCTTATAGGGAGTTAATCTTAATAGTTCTTGTTGCAATCTGTCTTAGGGAAACAAAGAGCATTTAACATTTAAGAGACAATTATTAACCCAATTGTCCAGCAACCAGGAAGAATACACATTAGCAATTCTGCAGGCAGCCTCACCTTTTACCAACAAATCTAAGTTatttctcaaagatttatttgttatatgaaCTAAAACACATTTGGGCTACTCTACCAGTTATAATTTAGCTTAATGCCCACTACAATGCAATTTGGGGCCCATAAGTAGTATATGagtataaacatacatgcagacatgacacaacatacacatgcatgaaaatatatatcaaacacattttaagaaaaccacaagaataattttgttaaatttatcaTGTCAagattttttattcttctattccaatgatttttttccacatttcTAAGTAAGCTTCCATCTTAAACCtgttctttaaaagttttaactTTCAGTTGAAAAACATTAGTAAACATATATGCTGGTATGTAGCCCTTACATTAAATGAGATAACTAAACAGGAAATGGTATGACACTGGGGTACTGGGCTGGGGGGAGAGCAAGACTAGTCAACATGCAAACTCTTTAGTTGAAATTTAACTTTAGTGTTTACAGGACTGACTTGAAAAATCACATTTCTGGATGATCTGGAACATAAAATGGAAACCATccaatcaataaaacaaaacaaagtacgtacacacacacacacaacacactgaATACGTTATCCTTTTTGCAAATCTATATGATGAGAAATTCCACCTCCTTATCATCAGGAAAGATGTCAGGTCTGGGGTTCAAGAAGCATactgggccaggcgtggtggcacacgcctttaatcccagcactcgggaggcagaggcaggcagatttctgagttcgaggccagcctggtcttcaaagtgagttccaggacagccagggctacacagagaaaccctgtctcgaaaagacccccccccaaaaaaaaatcaattcacaaattaaaaaaattataattaaaaaaaaaaagcatactgGGGTAGATAAGGAGGTGTGAGTGCTGTAGATAGaaaaggcacagcagaggccCTGAGATCAAGCTCATGTGGCAGAGTGGGGTCTCTTAGGGTCCCAGAGAAAAAGGGGAGGTTCTGTGCCATGTGACTGACGAGGAGCGTGTAGTGTGTGCTCCCACTCAAGTGGTCTGTGAGAGTGTGGAGAGCAGGAATCTAGAGGTAAAAATCATGATTTTAGTCAGAGACCTATCATTTCTGAAATTATCTAAATGTGATTGTTTTACAAAATGATGTGGCACTGGCTAACACTTTAGATTGCTAGAGTTAGAACCAGAATTGCATCAAATCTCCTCAGATCTCTGAGGCTTTCATTGTCAAGTTTCCCTGACTAGCCTCCCATTCCAGATGAAGGAGGCTCCTGTTAGTCTCTATGGAGACTATATGGACAAAAATGTCAGTTCTCCAGGCACCAGGCTCAAAATGCAGTCTCAAACCTCTGTGTGACCCTCTGCGTGCTTCCCTGATCCATCTGGTCTTTCTCCCTCTATCACAGAACTGTTAACAGACTCAAGCTCTGGCAACATTGGTAAGATTAGAACAACTTCTGAAGattcagagaggcaggaaggcgTACTCGGGACGACTGGCTGTGTGTGAGCTGAAATCCAGGTCCCTGAGctgcttccctttcctgtttTATTCCTGAAAGTGGAGACGGGTCTTTCCTGAAATAGGCAATTAAAAGCTTTCATCTGGGTACTACCGATGTGTGGCCTGATCCACTGAGTCCACCTCTTAGtgcaaagccaaaataaacaagcCAAATAGGACAAAGTGGACAAATACTTAGTACCTGAATCAGGCAAAGCTGGTACAGGAGTCATTTCCCAAGTAAAGCTCTAACTCACTCCCCAACAAAGGAAGCATGGGAATTTTATTTAGGGGGTCCATACATCTTCATATAGATGTGCGTGAACTTTCAGGCATAAGCATTTTAGGATTACATTGCCTGAGCATGCTAACTTTAAAATGATGAACAGAACTACCTCTCAGAATCCTCAGATGTCACCATAACATTTTAGCTGACAATAAAGGAAAGGATGGCTTGAGGGAGCTGAGTGAAAGCATCTGTCCATGAAGGTGCCTGCCCTGTTTAGTCAGGAACAGACTGACCCTTGCACGTGTCCTTTCCTAGCATCAGTACATGGAGGCTGATGTCACATGACTGcgcagcattcaggaggcacaAACATTTTACAAGAATGCTAACGGCTTTACTGACTTTCCATCTCATGTTAGCTTCCTGTGTCCAAATTTTttgggtgttgtttttgtttttgtttttgttttttcaaaacagggtttctctgcttctgctgctctggctgtcctggaactcactctgtggaccaggctggcatcaaactcatagagatctgcctaacTCTACCTgtgaagtgttgggattaaaggcatgccatcACTGCTGACTTGTGTTCAAATTTTGTATGGACCCAAGGAACAATGTCTAGTAGCATCTGAGGGTAGAGAGTGTATACTTTGCTCATAGCATCTGCCTCCTGGGTTCAAGGACACAGTGGGAAATGGAATGCTACCTAAATAACTACCTGGGGTTCTGACTGCTGTAGAACTCAGCTATACATGTCTTTCTACTTCTGTTGTCCCCATAGTAGCTGATCCAACACCTGTCAGTCCTGCTTTTACCACTGGGATACTCATAAATTCAAGCATCTGGGTATAGCTGAAGAGTCAATACAGATTGTCACATCTACGTTTCAGGAGTTAGTATTCTCTAAATCAACTCAGCCTTGACTACTCTTTCTCCTGACTCCTGCATATGTTGCCTGAGTCCATTTGTAATGCTGCAGGTACCCTGGTTGTGCCATCTGTGAACCAAGCATCAACCAGTATGGTTTATGTCCCTTACAGTACTTTACCTGATTTGGCTGTTGTTATTTGGGGAAGCTAGGTATcttcaaagaaaaccaaacatatCTTTGTGACTTTGGTGACTGGACAGGCAGACACTAAACCCCATATAAATATGCATTAGTATTTGAAAAGTCTGGTCCCATTCCTCCTTAGAAAGAGGCGTGGCCATTGGCCTTCAACCCAACTCTATTGGGAAAGTGTTGTATATTACAGATCAGGCTGGATCCAtcaaaaaatgttcaaatgaAGAGACTTCAGTAAAACAGCAAATTCAGAATGCTGAATAGTCTGAACAGATAAATAAGGATCTATGTGTGACAACCAGAAGCCAGAAAGTATAGGGGCTGTTACCAGGTCTAAGCAGAAGGAATAAGTAGAGTAAGGAAGTATCTTGCTTTAAAATACCATAAGAACTGAACAGTTCACAAAGGCCAAATAGCATAGATTATAAAGAATGATGGACACAGTTACAGACATGCAACCCAAGAAGGGCACTGGGGAGCCCATGACCTGATACAGGTGAATTACACTGGAAGCTGGAAGGGGAGGGACCTCTGCTGGTGTGGTCTACATTTAACAGAGGCACAGGGGAGTCTGAAAGGTAAAATGAACTTGTGAAGAGACAGTGGAGAATAAACCATTAAAGTCTCATGTGATGGTCTCAGCTACCTGCAGAAAGAATGACCCTACTCTGTCACTCATAGGTGAAACCTAGAGTAGCCAACCTCATAGAAGTGAAAAGGAGGGTGGGAGTCTGCCAGGCTGTGGGAAGAGTGAAATTGGATAATGTTAGTCAAAGTCCCAATTGTGTAAAATGAACACAGGGGAGATTAAATGCATAATTACAACCACTAAGAATGGTGTGTGTAGCAATGTGTTTGAAATTGGCTACAATGAAAATCTGAAATTCCATGCACACCCTCtttgttctcccttctttcttccagtGCCTTTATTTGCTTGAAATCATGGGTCAGCTGTTCTCTTCACCTAAGAGTGAGCACGAAGATTTGGCCTCCACCTTTactgaatattttaagaaatttaagaCGGGAAACAAAATCATTTCTCAGGATATCATCACTTTGGTTGAATTAAGCATGGCAAAAGGGAACATTCAGGAGGCAAACTCTGCAATCAGGAATGCATTAAAAGAAATCGATAGTACCCCACTCAATGTTGCTGTCACCGGGGAGAGTGGATCAGGGAAGTCCAGCTTCATCAACACCCTGAGAGGTGTTAGGCCTGATGAGAAAGGTGCAGCTCAAACTGGGGTGGTAGAGACAACCATGGAAAGACATCCATACAAACACCCCAATATGCCCAATGTGGTTTTTTGGGACCTGCCTGGGATTGGAAGCACAAAGTTCCCACCAAACACTTACCTggagaaaatgaagttttatgaGTACGACTTCTTCATTATTATTTCGGCCACACGCTTCAAGAAAAACGATATAGACCTTGCCAAAGCAATCAGCATGATGAAAAAGGAATTCTACTTTGTGAGAACCAAGGTGGATTCTGACATATCAAACGAAGCAGACGGCAAACCTCAAACCTTTGACAGAGAAAAGGTCCTGCAGGACATCCGCCTTAACTGTGTGAACACCTTTAGGGAGAACGGCATTGCTGAGCCACCGATCTTCCTGGTCTCTAACAAAAATGTTTGTGACTTTGACTTCCCTGTCCTGATGGACAAGCTGATAAGTGACCTCCCTGTCTACAAGAGACACAATTTTATGCTCTCCTTACCCAATATCACAGAATCAGCCATTGAAAAGAAGCGGCAATTTTTGAAGCAGAGGATTTGGCTGGAAGGCTTTGCTGCTGACGTAATGAATATCATCCCTACACTGACCTTTCTCTTGGACAGTGATTTGGAGACTCTGAAGAAAAGCATGAAGTTCTACCGCACTGTGTTTGGAGTGGATGAAGCATCTTTGCAGAGTTTGGCTAGGGCCTGGAAAATACCAGTGGATCAGGTGGAGGCCATGATGAAATCTCCTGCCGTGTTCAAAcctacagatgaagaaacaatACAAGAAAGGCTTTCAAGATATGCTCAGGAGTTTTGTTTGGCTAATGGGTTCTTAGTTACTAAAAATCATTCTCTTAGAGTAATATTTTACCTGAAATATTATTTCCTTGACATGGTGACTGAGGATGCTAAAACTCTTCTCAAAGAGATATGTTTAAGAAACAAGTTGCTTTCTAATTAGGCTGAAGTCCTGTGACTGTCAAGATATTAGAATCAATGACAGAGAAACAGGACACTGATACTGTACAACAATATACTGGGTTTACCCAGGTTATTCATGCTTTATCTATATTTAGTGATTATGTATCCACATTAGCTAGAGCAAGGGGATCAGATATGTATACATAAAGTGATAGTTAAAAactaccccccccccagtttGAGTAAACTCTCAGATCAAgtaattttacttatattttaatttgtttaatataaaTCAACATCCATGTTCAGGGTTAGCATTGTGGTGTTTagtattgtcaacttgacagactcTAGGGACACGTGAAAGATGAGCCTGGGGGGCTTGCATTTGGGAAATTATTTTGCTTATGCTTATTGATGTAGGAAACCCTTTCCACTCTGGGTAGCATCATTACCTAGCTAGAAATCGTCAACTGTGTATATGGAGAGAGGGACTAAACAGCAGCATGTTTCCACTCCTTCATAGCTATTCGGttatttttgttgtggtggtttggtttggtttggtttggtttggttttttgttcttttcttaacTTTAGATGGAGTGAAACTAGCTGCCTCTAGATAATGCTGAGACGTCTTGATAATGACCTATATAAGTTTAAACTTTATACTGAAGACTCTCTTGGTAGAGATATTAAAGGAGAAACCAtaactgggctagagagatgactcagtagataaagtaGACCTTGcaagtctgaagacctgagttcagattcccagaacccacataaagccagcTAAGCATCTGTGATCCATGCACGTCTATGGTGAGATGGGAGTCAGAATGAGAAAAATTTTGGAAGATTGTGGGGCCAGCTATCCTGCCACATACAGCAGTAAATAAGAGGCCCTGACTCAAGCAAGTGGAATGTAAAAGCCAACACGAAAGcttgttctctgatctctgcatACATGCCATGTCATGTTCATGCCTGATATCACACAtggaaaagcacacacaaaaaaagtttttttcattaaaaaaaaaaaaagaagaagaaggaagatttaggGCAATAGCTCAGTGGTATAATACCTGCCTCATGCTCATGAGGCCTCATGTTCTTTCCCTAGAACTCCAGAAAAAGGCTAAAATGGGGTGGGCATGTACAAGGATGTCTTTGAGgttaagagagatggctcagaggctaagaatgctggctgctcttgcaaaagaccaggATTTAACTGCCAGAACCCACACAGTTGCTCACAGCTACCTGCAACTCctgtctcaggggatctgatttCATCTCCTCACCTCCACAGGGACCAGGCACACATTTATGTGgtaaacagacatacatgtaaggcaaacatacaataaaagtaaattaagaaaaaatttaaatatgtaactaatttaaaaagggaaagaggagcaaTAACCTAGAGATCAGAGTAACCACAATAATGACTAAGAATTTCCAAAAATCCTATCTAGTCAAAATCCTTGAGAAAATACTAAAGAAGCTTTCTAATTCTATGCCAGAATGAGGGGAGATTATGAAATTTCTCTGCTTTATATGGTTTTTGAATGCTGTGACAGTAAAGGGCTGCTCTATTCCACATGAATACCAAAAGTCATTTAATaaattctttatgaaaaaaagaTATGTGTTGCTCCTTGACATCCCAAGAACCCATCATAGCTTCCTCAGTATTACTGTAAGGTGCTGATTGTCTCATTTCACATTCCCTAGTCTGTATCTTATCTTCCttgaaatgaaatacaaataaacagtgacctagtcggccatcattgggaagagaggcccttttgtcttgcaaactttatatgcctcagtacagggaacaccaggaccaagaagtgggagtgggtgggtaggggagtggtgggggtatgagggacttttgggatagcatttgaaatgtaagtgaagaaaatacctaattttaaaaaattaaaagaacaacaaataaaaattttaaaaataaaaataaaaataaacagtgcagaaagggaaacacagaagaaagggagaatgTATTTCTGAAGTAGTTTGAGTGGTTATAAACCTGTGGACTAGGTTAAAGAATAGAATTTGTTCTCTAAATTCTAATGACTAGTGATTGAAATCCAGGTACCAATGTGGCTAAATCTTCAGTGAAAGCATCCTTCCTGGTGATGTCTTCACTTGGTCTTCCACAGGGTGTGTGCAGAGGAtgatttcctgtctcttctccctatAATCTCATCATCCGGGCTCTATTTTCATGACCTAGTTCAAGCACAGATACCTGCCACAAAGATTTTCCACCACACAGGATC
This DNA window, taken from Mus caroli chromosome 18, CAROLI_EIJ_v1.1, whole genome shotgun sequence, encodes the following:
- the LOC110284724 gene encoding interferon-inducible GTPase 1-like, coding for MHTLFVLPSFFQCLYLLEIMGQLFSSPKSEHEDLASTFTEYFKKFKTGNKIISQDIITLVELSMAKGNIQEANSAIRNALKEIDSTPLNVAVTGESGSGKSSFINTLRGVRPDEKGAAQTGVVETTMERHPYKHPNMPNVVFWDLPGIGSTKFPPNTYLEKMKFYEYDFFIIISATRFKKNDIDLAKAISMMKKEFYFVRTKVDSDISNEADGKPQTFDREKVLQDIRLNCVNTFRENGIAEPPIFLVSNKNVCDFDFPVLMDKLISDLPVYKRHNFMLSLPNITESAIEKKRQFLKQRIWLEGFAADVMNIIPTLTFLLDSDLETLKKSMKFYRTVFGVDEASLQSLARAWKIPVDQVEAMMKSPAVFKPTDEETIQERLSRYAQEFCLANGFLVTKNHSLRVIFYLKYYFLDMVTEDAKTLLKEICLRNKLLSN